The following are from one region of the Penaeus vannamei isolate JL-2024 chromosome 28, ASM4276789v1, whole genome shotgun sequence genome:
- the CysRS gene encoding cysteine--tRNA ligase, cytoplasmic, which produces MPKRPDYQWSAPEGVESPKLHLYNSITRKKELFKPQNHVVTWYSCGPTVYDDSHMGHARSYVSFDILRRVMQDYFGYPVKYVMNITDIDDKIIKRARTRYLVKKYKESQVTKDKLVEDIFSAMEHHNSIIAATTDPDKLKMLVEEVQKVKIAADALQSVASSGNAAEISKHQDQLMASAESVLGEWLDKMKGKDVTENSIFADLPRHFENEFNKDMDALNVLPADIVTRVSEYVPQIVDYVKKIIDNGYAYESCGSVYFDVGKFDAEPNHYYAKLVPEAYGNQEALEEGEGALSTTAAQEKRSPNDFALWKASKPGEPAWPSPWGPGRPGWHIECSCMASDVIGESLDIHTGGVDLKFPHHDNELAQAEAYYNNDHWVRYFLHTGHLHIDGCKMSKSLKNFITIKKALEETSAAHLRVAFLLHAWKDTLDYSSNTMEGARQFYKMVSEFNLNVQDLVRRIGNTSTQWSSTEMPVEATYNNTRVNVHKALCDNIDTRTALDHMRDLITEANKYMNNNQQVNSQLMININSYVLKMMNMFGVTIGDQSGSSGQSSESLLAVAEVVGDVREKLRQWSRGKDVDAKDLQGKLLSLCDSIRDDMLPPLGVRLEDRDGGAPSIKLVDAAELMQEIKLKKEQEAAKREEKEKKKAEQAAKQAAKDKEVPKDPKDMFHTPEYSQWDESGLPTHDKEGKEITKSQSKKLAKLMEAQKKKFEKWQAQQA; this is translated from the exons ATGCCCAAGCGCCCAGATTATCAGTGGTCTGCCCCAGAGGGGGTTGAATCTCCGAAACTCCACCTGTACAATTCCATCACTAGAAAGAAGGAGCTGTTTAAACCTCAGAACCATGTAGTTACTTGGTACAGCTGTGGACCAACAGTCTATGATGATTCGCACATGGGTCATGCAAG ATCGTACGTCAGCTTTGACATCCTGCGGAGGGTAATGCAGGACTATTTTGGATATCCTGTCAAGTATGTTATGAACATCACTGACATTGATGACAAGATTATCAAGCGGGCTCGCACCAGATACCTTGTCAAGAAATATAAAGA GTCACAGGTTACCAAGGATAAATTGGTTGAAGACATTTTCTCAGCCATGGAACACCACAATTCCATCATTGCAGCAACAACAGATCCAGATAAACTCAAAATGCTGGTTGAGGAGGTGCAGAAG gtgaaGATTGCTGCAGATGCTTTGCAGAGTGTTGCCAGTTCAGGGAATGCCGCTGAGATCAGCAAGCACCAAGATCAGCTGATGGCCAGTGCTGAGAGTGTGCTGGGTGAATGGCTGGACAAAATGAAGGGGAAGGACGTCACGGAAAACTCCATTTTCGCAGACTTGCCACGGCATTTTGAGAATGAGTTTAACAAGGACATGGATGCTCTCAAT GTACTTCCAGCTGACATTGTAACCAGAGTGTCTGAGTACGTGCCTCAGATTGTGGACTATGTGAAAAAGATTATCGACAATGGCTATGCTTACGAATCTTGCGGATCTGTTTACTTTGATGTGGGAAAGTTTGATGCGGAGCCAAACCACTATTATGCCAAG CTTGTTCCTGAGGCCTATGGTAACCAGGAGGCTttggaagaaggtgagggagcgCTCTCTACCACTGCCGCCCAGGAGAAGAGGAGCCCCAACGACTTTGCGCTGTGGAAAGCCTCAAAGCCTGGTGAGCCAGCGTGGCCCTCTCCCTGGGGTCCAGGCAGGCCAGGGTGGCACATTGAGTGCTCTTGCATGGCCTCAGACGTCATTGGAGAATCTCTTGATATCCATACAG GTGGTGTTGATCTGAAATTCCCTCACCATGACAATGAACTGGCACAAGCGGAAGCATATTACAACAATGATCACTGG GTGCGGTACTTCTTGCACACGGGTCACCTGCACATTGACGGCTGCAAGATGAGCAAGAGCCTCAAAAACTTCATAACCATCAAGAAGGCCCTGGAAGAGACGTCGGCTGCCCACTTGCGCGTAGCCTTCCTCCTGCACGCCTGGAAGGACACGTTGGATTACAGCTC GAACACCATGGAAGGAGCCAGACAATTCTACAAGATGGTCAGTGAATTCAACCTAAATGTTCAAGATCTGGTTCGTCGTATCGGAAACACCAGCACACAATGGAGTAGTACCGAGATGCCGGTTGAGGCAACATATAATAACACTAG AGTAAACGTTCACAAGGCGCTTTGTGATAATATTGACACCAGAACAGCACTAGACCATATGAGGGACCTCATTACAGAAGCCAACAAGTACATGAATAACAATCAGCAG GTCAACTCTCAACTGATGATCAACATAAACAGCTATGTCCTGAAAATGATGAACATGTTTGGTGTTACCATTGGTGATCAGAGTGGAAGCAGTGGCCAG AGCTCAGAGAGCCTTCTTGCGGTAGCTGAAGTAGTGGGAGATGTCCGAGAAAAGCTCCGCCAGTGGTCTAGAGGAAAGGATGTAGATGCCAAAGACCTCCAGGGTAAACTCCTAAGCCTCTGCGACAGTATTCGTGATGACATGCTACCTCCGCTTGGGGTCAGGCTGGAAGACAGAGATGGAG GTGCACCAAGCATTAAGCTTGTAGATGCAGCAGAGCTTATGCAAGAGATCAAGctaaagaaagagcaagaagctgccaagagggaagagaaggagaagaagaaggcagaaCAGGCAGCGAAACAAGCTGCCAAGGACAAGGAGGTGCCCAAGGACCCTAAGGACATGTTCCACACCCCTGAATATTCACAGTGGGATGAGAGTGGTCTGCCAACGCATGACAAGGAAGGCAAGGAAATCACCAAGAGCCAGTCAAAGAAACTTGCCAAGCTCATGGAAGCCCAGAAGAAGAAATTTGAGAAGTGGCAAGCACAACAGGCGTAG